A window from Plasmodium relictum strain SGS1 genome assembly, chromosome: 7 encodes these proteins:
- the RPL32 gene encoding 60S ribosomal protein L32, putative: protein MAVKKVGKIIKKRTKKFTRFQSNRFLRVKPAWRKPRGIDCRVRRRYKGTNLMPSIGYGSNKKTRFLLPNNKYKYIVRNVKELEPLIMNNSKYCVQIAHNVSSKKRKEIIERAKQINVSVINAKARLQKTEE from the exons ATGGCAGTAAAAAAAGTaggaaaaattataaaaaagagaaCCAAAAAATTTACTCGTTTTCAATCAAATAGATTCTTGCGCGTTAAG CCAGCATGGAGAAAACCAAGAGGTATTGATTGTCGTGTAAGAAGAAGATATAAAGGAACAAACTTAATGCCAAGTATTGGTTATggtagtaataaaaaaacaagatTTTTATTaccaaataataaatataaatatatagtaAGAAATGTTAAGGAATTAGAACCATTAATTATGAACAATTCAAAATATTGCGTACAAATTGCTCATAATGTTTcaagtaaaaaaagaaaagaaataattgaAAGAGCAAAGCAAATTAATGTTTCAGTTATTAATGCAAAAGCAAGATTACAGAAAACAGAAGAATAA
- a CDS encoding GTPase-activating protein, putative, translated as MIVSKKFWEEEKEAPILNRNGNYINKENSEHICKRVEHFYEIMTSYIKEDIDVEVKEDCDDKEILRIIKLDAVRTFNSEENRKLLIKVLQSIYPITKDYHQGISFISSFLLLFLEPKEVVKIIAGLHKYYLSGYFKAMPKAYVRDSRVFLSILKHFHPNLYDHIKNLIAPEAFVSKWFIGLNVHVLTFESLILFFEHLLKEGEVFLFKYSIALCRALEHELMSTEDVSRILALLRLDQKLFPNDYKESDNQEIGEFFINIIYNALTVDMTNINLDKLREEASEQMRIEEERRKQIERERVLTDDEIIFSDEENDSENDSENDSENDSDNDSDNEIMKNNENDKK; from the coding sequence ATGATAGTAAGTAAAAAGTTTTGGGAGGAAGAAAAGGAAGCACCTATATTAAACAGAAATGGAAATTATATCAACAAAGAAAATAGTGAACATATTTGTAAACGTGTAGaacatttttatgaaataatgacaagttatataaaagaagatatagaTGTAGAAGTAAAAGAAGACTGCGATGATAAGGaaattttaagaataattaaattagATGCAGTAAGAACTTTTAATAGTgaagaaaatagaaaattattaataaaagtgTTACAATCTATATATCCAATTACAAAAGATTATCATCAAGGaatatcatttatttcttcttttttgcTACTTTTCTTAGAACCAAAAGAAGTTGTAAAAATTATTGCAGGATTACATAAGTATTATTTGTCTGGTTATTTTAAAGCTATGCCTAAAGCATATGTAAGAGATTCTCGTGTTTTTTTAAGTATCTTAAAACATTTTCATCCTAATTTATATGATcacattaaaaatttaatagcACCAGAAGCATTTGTTTCTAAATGGTTTATTGGTTTAAATGTACATGTACTAACATTTGAATCtcttattttgttttttgagcatttattaaaagaaggAGAAGTCTTTCTATTTAAATATAGTATTGCTTTATGCAGAGCGTTAGAACACGAACTTATGAGTACAGAAGACGTTTCAAGAATTCTTGCCTTATTGAGATTAGATCAAAAACTATTTCCTAATGATTATAAAGAATCTGATAATCAAGAAATAGgggaattttttataaatataatatataatgcTTTAACAGTTGACATGACTAATATTAATTTAGATAAACTCAGAGAAGAAGCTTCTGAGCAAATGAGAATTGAAGAGGAGAGAAGAAAACAAATTGAAAGGGAACGAGTTTTAACAGATGATGAAATTATATTCTcagatgaagaaaatgattCAGAAAATGATTCAGAAAATGATTCAGAAAATGATTCCGATAATGATTCTGATAAtgaaattatgaaaaataatgaaaacgataaaaaatag
- a CDS encoding AP-4 complex subunit epsilon, putative, whose protein sequence is MLGLTGSYLSKEFFDLAKSIGETRSKQEEDRIICNEIILLKSRFSEPNSSVKQIKEYLIRAIYIEMLGHDASFAYIHAVKLAHEKNILCKRTGYLACNLFLNKDHELMLLLINTIQKDLKSDNHLEIWAALNCVCKLLNNEMIPAIFPIITNLLNHKNELIRKKVCMLLHKMYLIDPSLIKEIDNYLKKLLCDVDPSVMGASLNLIHCIAKSDMTYCIKLVPYLVSILKQITENKLPRDYDYHRIPAPWIQIKILSIFRILGFSNKKLSEQMYEVLQKTMHRADFGINVGYAIIYECVKTITTIYPSHHLLELASLSISRFISSDNHNLKYVGVTGLALIVKINPMYASEHQLAVVDCLEDKDETLKMKTLDLLYQMTNPLNVQVIVDKLLFYMNNSLDIHFKHDLACKIIQLIERYTPDDVWFLNKINSVFLSVGELLDENYSYSLIKLLKDSSICLDSDSGDEIIRNEINNENNNSNNVNIENLNIEDIENKDILNTEKGLYDMNNNNSNGELNNINYDINDINSIKRDNINDIKDDVINNEDNEINNERNYIKSENNKNIENNNNSYEYEKSNNDLHKKELKEKKKINDDIDNLRKYAVNTYIRLLENNENIPFILMQIICWILGEYSYLCDLENYTAEDIIDLLCECLEKNFNNTDRVKSCIITAIFKLCCCNNITDHVVANKLIEKYKNSQQTDMQQRCYEFDLILNNPTLMKNLFSVKSKQNIVIDENLSFLNPFIEKHLKNGGKTYITKDLRKNESQFETSKNTIPELNFTPYEVPINDNFHLDNLNTCNNSAYEKGYHYDSSVNISANDNFSNIKEKEKPFKLNVVGPKKWKKKTERDEEKKKNENNYNEYNGIIDSKIKLEKIEIEKKIRKSTNIEDDEENYYNNYNEEDYGEEKEEEGEDGDNYSKEEIEIENEKKMDSIEDYSDKNYERFDENIINHLKEYEYHNDNHNNNIYNKRRNPFRLKKKNANNVVQNHELTEKEKMAAALFNGLISNNSSESNLRNNYVSNFSDKKGVAVLSNRNYFNGKYNNQGIVKKTYFTEKYLEKIQSKDDTVHQNEKVKNSSGLMNNNLISSSKPSEIKRKTMSFDMLDLNESSENIDQIQGSKANIEEDKKQWNYINIQKKAIFLNTVKLNIFQAIKAVEDNLKAKIVEVSEKEAFVSCFYHKHKVLIKIKIDNNKLIFLVKSVENNVIDNVLDNLRNLFHA, encoded by the exons aTGCTTGGATTAACTGGATCATACTTATCAAAAGAATTTTTCGATTTGGCTAAATCTATAGGAGAAACTCGTTCTAAACaa gagGAAGATAGGATTATTTGcaatgaaattattttattaaaatcaaGATTTTCTGAGCCTAATTCATCGGTT aaacaaataaaagaatatttaattaGAGCTATTTATATTGAAATGCTAGGCCACGATGCTTCATTTGCTTATATTCATGCAGTTAAGTTAGCtcatgaaaaaaatattttatgtaaaagAACTGGTTATTTAGCttgtaatttatttttgaacAAGGATCATGAATTAATGTTGTTATTAATTAATACAATTcaaaaagatttaaaaagTGATAACCATTTAGAAATATGGGCAGCTTTAAACTGTGTatgtaaattattaaataatgaaatgatACCAGCTATATTTCCAATTATTACAAATTTGttaaatcataaaaatgaattaataagaaaaaaagtatGCATGTTATTGCATAAAATGTATTTAATAGACCCTTCATTAATTAAAGAGATAgacaattatttaaaaaaattattatgtgATGTAGATCCTTCAGTTATGGGAGcttcattaaatttaattcattGCATAGCTAAAAGTGATATGACTTACTGTATTAAATTAGTACCATATTTAGTTTCTATACTAAAACAAATTACTGAAAATAAATTGCCAAGGGATTATGATTATCACAGAATACCAGCACCTTggatacaaataaaaattttatctatttttcgAATTTTAggattttcaaataaaaaattatctgaGCAGATGTATGAAGTATTGCAGAAAACAATGCATAGGGCTGATTTTGGTATCAATGTTGGATATGCTATTATTTATGAATGTGTTAAAACTATTACAACAATATATCCATCTCATCATTTATTAGAATTGGCATCTTTATCTATTTCTAGATTTATCTCATCAGATAATCATAATCTTAAATATGTAGGGGTAACAGGGTTAGCTTTAATAGTGAAAATTAATCCTATGTATGCAAGTGAACATCAATTGGCTGTAGTAGACTGCTTAGAAGATAAAGATGAAACACTTAAAATGAAAACATTAGATCTTCTATATCAAATGACAAATCCATTGAATGTTCAAGTTATAGttgataaattattattttatatgaataattcTCTAGATATTCATTTTAAACATGATTTAGCTTGTAAAATTATTCAACTAATTGAAAGATATACACCTGATGATGTTtggtttttaaataaaattaactcCGTGTTTTTATCAGTAGGTGAATTATTAGATGAAAATTACTCCTATTCtcttattaaattattaaaagacAGTTCTATTTGTTTAGATTCAGATTCAGGTGACGAGATTATtagaaatgaaataaataacgaaaataataattctaaCAATGTGAATATTGAAAATTTGAATATTGaagatatagaaaataaagatattctTAATACAGAAAAGGGTTTATAtgatatgaataataataattcaaatggggaattaaataatataaattatgatattaatgatattaattctattaaaagagataatataaatgatataaaggATGATGTTATAAATAATGAggataatgaaattaataatgagagaaattatataaagagtgaaaataataagaatatagaaaataacaataatagttatgaatatgaaaaaagtaataacgatttacataaaaaagaattgaaagaaaaaaaaaaaattaatgatgaTATAGATAATTTAAGGAAATATGCTGTTAATACATACATAAGgttattagaaaataatgaaaatattccatttattttaatgCAAATTATTTGCTGGATATTAGGTGAATATAGTTATTTATGCGATTTAGAAAATTATACTGCAGAAGAtattattgatttattatgtgaatgtttagaaaaaaattttaacaatACAGATAGAGTAAAATCATGCATAATAACAgctatttttaaattatgttGCTGTAATAATATAACTGACCACGTAGTagcaaacaaattaattGAGAAATACAAAAACAGTCAACAAACTGATATGCAACAAAGATGTTATGAAtttgatttaattttaaataatcctactttaatgaaaaatttattttctgtAAAAAGTAAGCAAAATATAGTTATTGATGAAAATTTATCCTTTTTAAATCCATTTATAGAGAAACATTTGAAAAATGGAGGAAAAACATACATAACAAAagatttaagaaaaaatgaaagtcAATTTGAGACATCAAAAAATACTATTCCTGAACTAAATTTTACTCCATACGAAGTACCAATTAATGACAATTTTCATttagataatttaaatactTGTAATAATTCTGCATATGAAAAAGGTTATCATTATGATTCATCTGTTAATATTTCTGCAAACGATAATTTctcaaatataaaagaaaaagaaaaacctTTTAAACTTAATGTAGTAGGAccaaaaaaatggaaaaaaaaaacagagagagatgaagaaaaaaaaaagaacgaaaataattataatgaatataatgGTATTATAGActcaaaaattaaattggAAAAAATTGAGATAGAGAAGAAAATACGAAAAAGTACTAATATTGAAgatgatgaagaaaattattacaataattataatgaagAAGATTATggtgaagaaaaagaagaagaaggtGAAGATGGGGACAATTATTCAAAGGAAGAAATTGAaattgaaaatgaaaaaaaaatggacaGTATAGAAGATTATAgtgataaaaattatgaaagatttgatgaaaatattattaaccaTCTAAAAGAATATGAATATCATAATGATAATCATAAcaacaatatatataataagcGTAGAAATCCATTTAggttgaaaaaaaagaatgcaAATAATGTAGTACAAAATCATGAATTAacagaaaaggaaaaaatggCGGCTGCTTTATTTAATGGTTTAATATCGAATAATTCATCAGAAAGTAACTtaagaaataattatgtTTCCAATTTTTCAGATAAAAAAGGAGTAGCTGTATTATCAAatagaaattattttaatggtaaatataataatcaGGGTATTGTAAAGAAAACATATTTTactgaaaaatatttagaaaaaattcaAAGTAAAGATGACACTGTACatcaaaatgaaaaagtGAAAAACTCTTCTGGCttaatgaataataatttaattagtTCAAGTAAACCAAGcgaaattaaaagaaaaaccATGTCTTTTGATATGTTAGATTTAAATGAGTCATCTGAAAATATCGATCAAATACAAGGAAGTAAAGCAAATATAGAAGAG gATAAAAAGCAGTGGAACTATATTAATATTCAAAAGAAagctatttttttaaataccgttaaattaaatatatttcaggCTATTAAAGCAGTTGAG GATAATTTAAAAGCTAAAATAGTAGAAGTTTCTGAAAAGGAGGCATTTGTATCATGTTTTTATCACAAACAtaaagttttaataaaaataaaaatagataataataaattaatttttttagtaaaatcCGTTGAAAACAA tgtaaTTGACAACGTTCTTGATAATCTAAGAAATTTGTTTCACGCataa